The window ctttTATCCTATCAtgtgaccgaagttttctttcttagactaatatgtatcatttttcaaggtctatatcaccacagaaaaagacatcagctgcaaatattagttatgttgaattgagtacatttacctgatctaaatttcactaatgtagcttttttattgctgacagttgtaaccTAAGATCatattaaaataacgcaaacttctaaaagtgcacctcatgatctcgaaaacgagcacagtgaccccccatttttttgcctttttggcaaaagtagatcattacctttctgcgtggcaagttaaagaaaattcTGTATGTGGGACATTTtaggcgcgaacgtccttaatgtCATCTGGAAAACCTTGTGACTTCAGATTCTTTAGTATTTGCATGCTTATCTTTTAGTTTGGTTGTCTGGCCTTCTAtagcattattattatatttgcaGTGAAGTGACTTGTATTTGTGACCATCAAAAGACAACGTTTAGTACAGGTTTAGTGCACATAGGTTCTTGTGTATGTTTCGTATGTTTCAAAGTACCAGTAGATGTGATAATGTTGAACAAAGCAATTTTaccggaaaaagaaaaaaaagtcatcTAGTCAGCAAGTGTGTGCACCCAATTTTGTGACACCAGTTATTTATGTAGCATTTTTTTCAATTACTAGTCactttctttgttgcaaatcAAATCCTTCCACAAAATATTAGTTGAACAAAAATTCTTGTTGCCAGATTGGGCAACcttagagttgttttacttgcccCAGGCAACTGGGCAAGCATTAGTGTCAAAAACTGTCTCTGTCCCTTCTGCATCAGCACCCCACCCATTTGAGGAATTTTAAATGGTTAACCATTGAAGATGGCGAGAGCACTAATAAAAAACTTTGAGCAGATTGTACAGGGCCTATTTTACAGGTTGATTGTTTTGTTGCAGTTAGtatcaaaatttaattttaaataaaaaatcattaataatgaTTACTTCCTTGTAACGCATTGACTCCTGGGCACAAtacttaaggacagtgcctactattgttattgcacatacgttctgaacatctcgagatactcggatttcctatgggtggtgcttattaatacagggatatttttgcgtggttcaaaactatgcagagaaagcacaACTTAGCAtgttctcttggtatccaaaaagaaaattagggataaccacgcatttttcggagATACATGTAacaaagcttcaatttggaaaagaatgccatacattgctttgcattttaaagcttagtacaaatattgttgattaattatcttcgaaaaatgcgtggttacccccaattttatttttggatttcattaaCATTTGTTAAggtctgcttttcccgcatatttagTAAGCCACGCAAaagtacctttgaattagtaggcaccgtgcttaacagattttactctgactaacgccagacgattttacttgtcaactagGGGCATTCTGGGGTGTGTAAGGgccaatttacacggtacgattctggtcgcatgcgacaagcttacgacagggtTACAACTTGTTTACGATTGTCGTGTATGTCAGAGAAAATGTTGCAGcattttaaaacgttttaaaACGCTTTGACAGTcataagtcatgtcgtaggctgGTCGTAAGCTTGTcacatgcgacaaaaatcgtacagtgtaaatcggccctaagaagTGAGTGGATTAATGAAGAGAACATACTAACTGCTCAActcattgacacctcaaatgccctaccaTGCCCCCAGTTCAAGAGTAAAATTATCTGGTGTTAGGCAGAGTTAAATCTGTCAAGTCttactctcaggggtcaatgggttaatgtaaataataatttaagttATGCTTGTTTTTAAATATTGATATCATTAATAGATTAATGTTTCTTTGTGCTTTTATTCACCAAGATGCTTCTTGGAAGGATATTCTCACTGCCTTCAGTTATTCGACTACACAGACAGAACAAAGAAAGGCACTTCAAACCcaagttgaaagtttatttggtGGCTCTGAGCAATGGCTTGCTTGTTTTTCAATACGAACAGCTCTTGATGCTTTCCTTGGAATTATGAACTTTCCTGCTGGTTCAGAAGTAATTTTCACTGCTATAAACATTCCAGACATGGTTTATGTTGTTGAAAGCCACGGACTGAAGGTTGTGCCAGTTGATTTGGATCTTGACACTTTAGCTCCGAAGCCAGAGCTTGTGGAACTTGCTGTAAATGACAAAACAGTTGCCATTTTGGCAGCGCACCTTTATGGTAAATGGATCAATTTAGACAAAGTTTTTGAAGTGGCTCGTGCACATGGGCTTTATGTTCTTGAAGATTGTGCCGAGTCCTTTCAAGGATTCAAAATGAAAGGACATGAACTTTCTGACTTAAGCTTTTTTAGTTTTGGATCCATAAAGCACTATACATCTCTAGGAGGGGCAGTTGTTGGTGTCAAAAACCCTAAAATTCTGAAGAAAATGCGAGCAAAAGTTGAACAGTACCCTATACAGAGCCAGTGGACATATTTCAAGAAGCTCTCATGTTATTCTATTCTGATGGCTGCAGGATTTAATAACTCCTTCCTTAACTGGGTTTTGGTCAATTCCTTTCAATTTCTTGGGTTTCCGTACAAAGAGTATTTCATTTCTCTTCTACGTGCTTTTCCTGGAGGTGTAACAGTTAACCAGCTCCAGCAACAACCATCGGCCATGCTGTTGAGGTTTATGTTGTATCGACTGAGACGAATCTGTGACAAAGATTTCCGGTGCATCAAGTTAAAGGGAGACTTTGTGAGTCAGAATCTTCCAGGAAATGTCTTTGTCCCTGGAATGAAAGCTGACAGGAGAAACTATTGGCTTTTCCCACTGGTTGTTGTAAGTACATGTGTGTTTGCACTTGAAATTTTAGAGCAGAGCACTAGTACCAAGAGGATATTGCATGCGAATACAAAGATATAGATTGTATTTTCAAGGGGCAAAATTATTGGTATCTGTGTAATGTTTGTTTGATTATAtttgtaataatcataataatcataataatcataatcataatcataatcataatcataatcataatcataatcataatcataatcataatattactattattttacaGCCATCAAGCACAAACTTTGGCCGACAGTTGGCCAACTGTTTCccaaaccattgttttcttcAGATTGTGAAAGTGGAGTTCCCTTGAACTAGCTCGTTCCACTATAGACAAAAACCTtgtatttctttcatttaataGCCATTTTTTTAACAGGACAATCCAGACGAAGTTGTAAGAGAACTTGAAAGAGAAGGGGTGGAAGCTTACAGAGGAGCAACACAGCTATCCACAGTATTCAGGACCCAGCATAGTGGGGAAAATATTGAACTGAAGGAGAAACCAGAAGAGTATAAAACATGCAATGCTGAGACTACATTTCCCCGAGCAGAAGTTGCGGTTATCCCTTCCTCTGCTGGCAATTCATGGACCACCCATGAAAATTTAAAGTCCTTGAACATGTCATCTGCAGAGTTTGTTTGTTCTGCACCAGTAGCTGCTGGTTCCAACCAAGCAAGTAACTCGTTTAGGAAAGAAAAAGATGATGTTCTTTTTCCTCACAATGCAAAGTATCTGATTGATCATGTGTTGTACCTTCCGGTTCACAAGCGGGTACCATTCTGGTATCTTGAACACATCTGCTTTGCAGTAGAGAAGATCATGAAAAACAGAAAGGGTGTGAAAATTGAAGATGCAAAGAATGTGATATTTAAATCCAAGTTGTGAATTTCgtggaaacaatttttttataaaagatGGCATTATATTGCATGTAAACCCTTTCTCTAATCgagaatatacatgtatgaaggaagtgattATACAGTACTCACTGGTAAAAAAACTTTACTGCATGTATGTTCAAACTCATTATTTTTAGAATTATCATTTGTTTTGTCATTCAGCATTTCTAGCTGTTGATGGGATAACGACGCCATCCATTCAAAACCTTTGAACTGAGGTGACACTCTTAATTAAATAGCTAACTATTTAGCTTATCTATCAAGCTTACAATGGAGTTTAAAAAACGTTCTTGATCAGTAATTATTTGTTACTTTGAAGGGCATCATAAAAATTAATGGGGCCAAAAGATAAATGAATGAGCAAGTTCAGTTGTCTGACATATAACTTTAGGTTTTCAGGACTTTGTATGTCATGACACAATGAATCAATCTCCCAAAAATACTTATAATGTTGAAATAATATGCTGCAAATTAAGGTTTCATGGCAATTTCAGTAATAATATTTATAGGCAGAAATGTATATTTTGGAACATTTTCATGATTCAGCTGCATGTAAAATGTGGTTGTATTTATAGAAAATGGATGTTATTTGTAGTGTAAATGCAATTTTAAACATGGACTACATAAGTTAAGTTTCAAAAAGTCATTCATGTTTTATCGggcctaaaaacactgctgctcgttttttaaaacGTTACATTACATGTATCTGGACAATAGAAGAAGCATATAGAGTAGAATGTTTATATTGGGGTAGCTTattgaatttgtttgttttgctgtaTATGTTTATTTTTGGCAAGGTAGATTTACAGGAATGAGAGATCCTCATTGAATTCATCTTAaaccaaattatttttattggatTAAGACAAAGAGTGCATATATAGAATACATGtcataaatattaatttttagtgCAAGCTTTATAGTCAATACTAGAGAAGAGGTCATAATCCAGCCTTTAAAGTTGACAAACCAAGTAAatcactgtacatgtatttatgtCAAATGCAGCAGTTTTCTGCAGAAAACCCTTAGAACGTTTTACAACTCTCTTCTAAGAGAAAAAGTAAAGATAGttgtaatttctttttaaagttattttcatgAAGTATTTTAAGGTCCGTGGGAATATGATTAGCTTTTTAATTCAAAAACCATTTGTCATTGTTTATTGGTTAATTTATTGGTTGGTTCGTCTATTATCCACACTGCAAATAtatattgtttattattttatttcattcattaaGTCATTTCACGGGAGGGTACACACAAGCCCAATAAATTATTGACCTACAGTACTCCCTACTATGTGGCCTCTTAGCTCAAATGCACTGGTATCGCAGAAGGCAAGGGTTCGAATCCAGTTGGAGCCACCTGGATTTTTTAGGTGACTGTAAGAGACAATTAGTGTTCAAATTGTTCAGCTAAAATGCAAGGATCATTTCACTCTTCGTAGTTTTTTTAATGGGATTTGTAACTTTACCAATACAGCAAACCTTCACCTTGTTAAGACATCAGTGGGAAGCATTAAAATCATTTCCGATTTACTGTCAAAcgtttttgcatttcttttttatcAATTGAAAGAAATGTTCCAGATGTAAAGCCAAAAAGAGATGGACAAGTTTCATGAGCTTGGGTGTTGGTCAAATGACTGCAAGTCTTGCTCACTTGGCCCATAAAACTTTGTTTgctatcattatcatcatcccACACATAGTGTCTTACAAAAAGCACTTTATTTTATGTGCATTTAACCTTCACTTAAGTCAGCAAAGCCCATTAAGCATCACACTGACTGAACAAGTATTATAATTACATTTAGTACGCAAGAAAGTAAAATGTTACAATACCTAATCGCTGCATTGATGTACAGAGTTGCTCTTTCAGCTCAAAAAATAACCACATTATTCCTTGAATGTGGCCAATGATAAAGTGGTAATGATGCCAGTACTTTGTTTGCACATTGGCAAATTGCACGGGCCCTGCTATTCACACTGTAAAACTATGAGCATAAAATTCTTTATTTACATTCTTTTCAAATATTCCTCACAAttgtgtttccaaaaaaaatcaagtgTAATGCAGTGTGCATTTGAGAGGTCCTCTTTTTAAAGAGACCACACTCCTTCAAGTATTTGAATCTCAACAACCTATGGTGTACTTTTGACATTGAAAAGGAAGGCTAAATTAGTTATTTCCAATCTCTCAACGTACTTCTGGCATTTTTTGACCGTTATCTTACAATTTTGTTTCTGGTGGGCGGTAATGCGATCACTCTTGTCCGTGCAGTCAGGTTCACTTCCCCATTATTCGCTTCCGTTAGCAGGTTCAGGAGGGAATTTTCCAACACAGATTCTACTAGTGACTGGAACTCTGGAAGCCTAATAGCAAAAATGTGTTATGAGTTGAACCTATCAAGCCACAACTGACAAGGGAGAAAAAGAGAGCGAGGCTGGTTGGGTTGCTTATGGGCTCTACCAATGTGAATTCAGACAAATATATGAAAATTATAGAATTACAGGACTGAGACATAACAAAATTTATATAAAACGAATGGATTCCATGTTGCCCTTTGTCTGtacagtaatagatcacagaagatgtCAAAATGTGGCAAGAACATTGTTTTTGTGATTCGCCTATAGCCTTGTGTGTCACATTTTAGTTCTTACCAGATTTTTATGTCATCTGTGAtctgttactgaacagacgcacgggaacatggaatctatttgttaaattggCAAGAAAAGTGACGACGGGAAACTTTGCAAAATAACAGGGCTGGGTGGGGGGGGGGTTCCGACATTGTACTCCTATGCAAACTGCAAATTCATCAATTTCAAAATTCTCAATTGACATATGGGTGAAGATCAAGGAAAATTTTTCACCCGCGCTAATGCttaaaaacaaagtaaacaatgGGTTCCCAAACTTTCATGTGCTTTTCAAATGCCTCCGTTTCCTATTGTGCACACTCAAGGAAATGACAAGGAGCaagcaactcccatactaagcctatgtcaccGTGACGACATTTGTAGAAACTGATCTATTTTCTGAATACCTTTTCCGCCAAAAAAAAAGGACTGTTCCAGTTTCGTGACGTAAAggtagtttcttgtgattggtcatcggactcctgcgggagtctcatttgCAGGAAGTTCAATCTAAATAATTATAAATCAGTCTCTGAAAACagcgtgacaggaatatagggctgttgtttgCTCCTAGACATAAGCTCCTGGAACACTGCAACCCTTTTGTGCCGCCAGCCtggaaaaagcttttgatacatGTGATCAACATATGCAAACCTGCGCACGGCTTGTCTTTGTGCTGTAAACATTTCTGCATTTTCATTTCCCTGTAAAAGTCTTTCAGGTGGTGACAGTGCCGACTCTGACATGCGCTGTATAATCTGATGTGTCCTGCTTATCAATCTCTCAGAATCTTTGCTGTCTTGTTCACTACCAGACTGCTGCAAGAGATTGAAAGATTTTGATAAAAAAACTAAACCTACGTTCACCAAGTTACCAATTTAAGTGAGGTACATGTCATGCTGTGTAGACTACGTGCACGGGGATAAAGCAAATGATGGACAAATCAGCAGCAGACCCACGAAacttaagtgaaacaaaaaactgGCAAATGTTGCAGCTTCTATTTAATAGAAAGAAGTATTTCTTATGAAAGTCAGTTTCATTCAGATTAAAGGTAAGATTAAATACCATAAAAATGCACTTGGACTCAGTTGTaagcaaaggaaaaattttcaGCAATTGAACTAAGTGCACATTTTGCAACTGTTGTCTGAACTCTTGCTTTGGCACTGAAAAGGAGAATCTTAAATTTCAGCTTTAATACAGTACATGgtcattttctttcttctcgtgaaccaatgtttgatgtacCCTTTCCCACCTAGGGGTGATCGTACTCTGTCGCCAGATGATttcacttgtcaatggggaacccctcagagGGGAAAGGGATGAGAAATTATGTGCAgagacagataacaatgctgcaatgtacaattgctggtggatgaacgaaaggagctaatgagagatcttttgttttgtccACCAGCAAGGTGGCGATCGTGTCATGAGAAAACTACCAATATGTCACCACCGTAAGGGGAAAAATATCAACCTGTGTGCTTGGAATCTGATCTGGTCCACCACTTTCACTGCTGGCTGAGGAAGGCCTGGAGCTTGTGGTATACTGAGCCTCACACAGCTGTCTAAAGTAAGGCACAGGTTCTTGACTTATTTCACGCATGTGCTGATGAAAGTTTTCGTCATCAAGAAGACCCCTGCATGAACcaaaattaaaagtaaaatttcacGCTCAATTAGAACTATaaatatttttgatattttttttcattgctgAGATATGTTTTctggaaataaaagaaaaagtcaCAGAAAATCCCACCAGACCCAAACACACACACTTTGTCAAAAACAAGtgtaagttttaataataattatcacaaGGTTAAACTAGAGGTCCCATGGACATTCCCGATATAGTACTGAAAAGTTCTTTTAGTTTTCCATTACTGTGCGAATTTATTGGCTGAAAAATATCACACCACACTTTTATCCAAACAGGACAAAGGCAAAAATCAATGCCCATTTGATTACTTTGTGGAGTTGTTACAGAAACATTAGCCAGAGGTGCATTTGTAGTAATAATGAAAGTCTGATGAACGTTACCTGAGAATAACAGAGAGAACATTCTCAATGATGTTCATTTCAGGTCTAGAACAGGAAACTAAGGCTGAAAGCTCCTCTTTCTCGTGATCAACAGCTCCTTGGGACAACACATAACGTCTGAAATCcatcaacaaaaataaaatattgctTTAGCATTGAACCTTTTAATTCCCAAGATTGAAACGtttattctcctaactagtaccatttGTTGGGAAGTCACAAGAATTTGGTATCATATCAAAATCACACAACTCTTAAACTGATGATTATCTTCATTCTCAGTACCTTTCtgacttccttttttttaatcatCAGCTTAAGGGATACCTATTAAGCTAAATGGACAACACTCACTGATCAATAACAAAGTTATCCACTGCCGAAGGGAACACTTTATAAAACTCTCCTATTGGATGAGTTCTGGCCGTAACTCCAAGGTGAAGCAAGAACGACTCTGGAGGGACTGGCTGCGGTGGAGTCTCTTGGCGAGAGGCattgttctttgtttttcgTTGGGCTTCCTTTGGTGAACCTGCAGAACACACAAGAGCAGGCTGATTTGAACCCTTGAAGCTTCAAAATTGTACTCTAACTTGCTTCCAATTATGTTGACTTCTTCAAAGATCTCATGATTTTAGAACTGAACAATCATATGGTAACATGAGATACCGGTCAACAAAGGAAAGTACAAAATATAAACATTGGCCCATAACCAGGCGTAAACAATTCTTAACCTTCTTTCGTACCAAGAGGTTTACCTTTAAGAGTCACAAGTCAAGGTGGCTCTTCCCACTTAAATTAGAGACTGCAAATGAACGTAAAGTGCTACTGATAGTAAAATAATAACTACGACGAAATTTACATCCTCCCTATCAAGCCATTTTAGGACATAAGCATGTAGTCTGtatgagaagaagaatgctgtttaccattttcaaatttatctTTTTGTTCCGGAGATATtcatgtttttaaaatatgcaaattagccaagtgatgatgtcataaactcaacggaattttgatcaaatatgaagaagaaagatctagtagatgtgttccacaatatgagcgcACAAATTGAACTTAGGTTGGGGGGGCCTTAGCCCACCAAGTTTCATTATGGTCTCTTCTGCAAATtaaccgagatagctctatttatatacttgatgttatattgggttgagtgaacGACGTCATCAGTCTTCTCATTTTCACagtttacacatttttcaaacgtaaatatctccggaaccaatgcagatatttccaaacagtAAACAGCGCTTTTAATCTCTCCTGGTATTCTATGAGATAAACgaaaaaattcaagggataaaaatttgatcatagtacagtagcactttaaaaaagAGACAAATCAAACCAAACATTGGTTCCTGATGAGAGGAGGAAACCGAAGTGCCCAGAAAATAACCGCtcagagcagagaagagaagCAATAAATTTAACCTATATGTCCACATATGGCGTCGAATTAGGGAATCAATCAAGGACCATACTGGTGGAATGCGAGAGCACTCTGTGCAATAGAAATAAGCAGCAAGTTCCCATTTGTATCTGTTACCTATGGGAGGCAGGGTCTGGTATTTTCTCAAGTCTCCTTCTGAGTAAGACAATGATCGACCAGGGTACTTGATAGATTTGAGGTGTGGCCCTGAATGAGGTCTCTTCAAGTCGTCTTCTGTTATAGTGAACGTATATTGTTTCTCTTCCTTCATGCTGGTCCACTCTATAAGTCGCTGATTATAATCTGACATCTCTGTTTCATCAACAATCTGAAGAATGCAATCAATAAATCATTCAGTCAGGTCATACTCCACACCTACAACTAGatcgagtttcaatcgagtttcacaaaaccaaaaccaagaaGGTAATtatactttggccaatcaaaa of the Montipora foliosa isolate CH-2021 chromosome 14, ASM3666993v2, whole genome shotgun sequence genome contains:
- the LOC137985488 gene encoding uncharacterized protein; the protein is MTMALLPEKHSCLFIDASWKDILTAFSYSTTQTEQRKALQTQVESLFGGSEQWLACFSIRTALDAFLGIMNFPAGSEVIFTAINIPDMVYVVESHGLKVVPVDLDLDTLAPKPELVELAVNDKTVAILAAHLYGKWINLDKVFEVARAHGLYVLEDCAESFQGFKMKGHELSDLSFFSFGSIKHYTSLGGAVVGVKNPKILKKMRAKVEQYPIQSQWTYFKKLSCYSILMAAGFNNSFLNWVLVNSFQFLGFPYKEYFISLLRAFPGGVTVNQLQQQPSAMLLRFMLYRLRRICDKDFRCIKLKGDFVSQNLPGNVFVPGMKADRRNYWLFPLVVDNPDEVVRELEREGVEAYRGATQLSTVFRTQHSGENIELKEKPEEYKTCNAETTFPRAEVAVIPSSAGNSWTTHENLKSLNMSSAEFVCSAPVAAGSNQASNSFRKEKDDVLFPHNAKYLIDHVLYLPVHKRVPFWYLEHICFAVEKIMKNRKGVKIEDAKNVIFKSKL